In Malus sylvestris chromosome 2, drMalSylv7.2, whole genome shotgun sequence, the genomic stretch ACATGAGAAAGGTATTTCAATTCCCTGATACCTGAGGAATCCAGAATGGATTTCTTCTACCAATTATGCCCtcacttgtttttttattatcccAACATTGTCCCTCATTTGACACTCATTATGCCaacttttaataaataaataaaatctatttacatatttttatatagatgaatttcattatataaatttaattaattagtatgaaaataatttatttatgtaagggcaatatagtaatcaatttaattttcattccgattgaagtgaattagtaaacaacttatatgaacTCAACATCATTCCTACTCGATTTCAGACTTATTTTGATTACGCATTAGTAAACGCACCATTAATATAATTCAATTCgtaaatgaaaaataatggaTTTCTTGGAAATTTGTCAGATCTTAGTTCCCACCTCAGTTCTGCGGGACCGACCCATCAACCGAGCTGGCGCCCTCTAATTCGTGACCAGAGTAAGCGCCAAAAGCGCGTCCATGTCCGACAGCGCCACCAGAGCTGATCTGTCCCTCCTTCACCCCCTTAAAATTCCTCCGAAAATCCTACCGTCTCGTCACAATCTCACTTCCTCACTCCCTCCCTCCTCAGTTCTCCTCACACCCCCACGACTCCACCACACCCCCAATGGCATCCGAAATCGACACCGCCAGATCCGGATCCTTAACCTCCAACGGCTCCGCCCCTGATCCGCCGGAGCACCGCAAGGTCGCACTCATCACCGGCATCACCGGCCAAGACGGCTCCTACCTCACCGAATTCCTCATCGAAAAAGGCTACGACGTCTACGGCCTGATCCGACGCTCCTCCAACTTCAACACCCAGCGCATCAACCACATCTACATCGACCCCCACAACGCCCACAAGGCCCGCATGAAGCTCCACTACGCCGACCTCAGCGACGCCTCCTCCCTCCGCCGCTGGCTCGACACCATCGCCCCCAATGAGGTCTACAACCTCGCCGCCCAATCCCACGTCGCCGTCTCGTTTGAGATCCCCGATTACACCGCCGACGTCGTCGCCACTGGCTCCCTCCGCCTCCTCGAGGCCGTCCGCTCCCACATCGCCGCCACCGGGCGCACCGACATTAAGTACTACCAGGCTGGGTCGTCCGAGATGTTCGGGGCCACCCCGCCTCCCCAGTCCGAAACGACGCCGTTCCACCCCCGATCCCCTTACGCCGTCTCGAAATGTGCGGCGCATTGGTACACCGTGAACTACCGTGAGGCCTACGGACTGTTCGCGTGCAACGGCATTCTGTTCAACCACGAGTCGCCGCGGCGGGGGGAGAGTTTTGTGACCCGGAAGATCACCCGGGCCGTGGGTCGGATCAAAGAGGGATTGCAGAGCAAGCTGTTCTTGGGAAATCTGCAGGCGTCGAGGGACTGGGGTTTCGCCGGGGACTACGTGGAGGCGATGTGGATGATGCTGCAGCAGGAGAAGCCGGACGACTACGTGGTGGCGACGGAGGAGTCGCACACGGTGGAGGAGTTCCTGGAGGTATCGTTTGGGTACGTCGGATTGAACTGGAGAGACCACGTGGTGATCGATAAGAGGTACCTGCGGCCGTCGGAGGTGGATAATCTGAAAGGGGATGCGAGCAAGGCGAAGAAGGTGCTGGGTTGGAAGCCGAAAGTTGGGTTTCAGCAGCTGGTGAAGATGATGGTGGATGAAGACGTTGAATTGGCCAAGAGGGAGAAGGTGCTTGTGGATGCTGGGTACATGGATTCTCAGCAACAGCCTTGATTTCTCTCATGCTGGATACATAGGTGCCAAAAAGACTGTTTTAAGTTATACTGTGGCTTACTTTCTTTGAATCTTTCGCTTCGtgggttgtttttgtttttaattgttCTTGCACTGGGTTGTTCATTTTTGTGGTCTGTTTCCGGTCTCGGATTCACGAGTTTTGTAAATTAACATCCGTTTGATAATCActtcgtttttagtttttagtctTCATCCACAGAAATCTGTGAATCCGGGGTATCTGGATCTGATGATACCTTTCACTGTACAATAATTGGATTCAGTAAAATGGAATCCGATCCTCtcgtttgtagc encodes the following:
- the LOC126588546 gene encoding GDP-mannose 4,6 dehydratase 1-like, which encodes MASEIDTARSGSLTSNGSAPDPPEHRKVALITGITGQDGSYLTEFLIEKGYDVYGLIRRSSNFNTQRINHIYIDPHNAHKARMKLHYADLSDASSLRRWLDTIAPNEVYNLAAQSHVAVSFEIPDYTADVVATGSLRLLEAVRSHIAATGRTDIKYYQAGSSEMFGATPPPQSETTPFHPRSPYAVSKCAAHWYTVNYREAYGLFACNGILFNHESPRRGESFVTRKITRAVGRIKEGLQSKLFLGNLQASRDWGFAGDYVEAMWMMLQQEKPDDYVVATEESHTVEEFLEVSFGYVGLNWRDHVVIDKRYLRPSEVDNLKGDASKAKKVLGWKPKVGFQQLVKMMVDEDVELAKREKVLVDAGYMDSQQQP